The region CCGCGACGAGCACCGGCATGCCGGTGGCCTGGCGCAGCATCAGGTCGAGGCCGGGCATCAGCGCGCTGCCGCCCGCCAGCATGATGCCGCGGTCGCCGAGGTCGGCGACCAGGTCGGGCGGGCAGCGCCGGAGCACTCCGGTGATGGCGTCCAGGACCGCGTTCAGCGGGGTGCGCATCGCGTGCCTGACGCCCTCGGTGTCGACCAGCACCGAGCGGGCCATCCCGCTGACCACGTCCCTGCCGTGCACCTCCGTGGTGGGGGTGCCGCCGGTGGCGGGGGCACCGAGCATCTGGTGCAGCGGGCGTACGGACTGGCTCGGCAGCATCAGCTCGTGCGCGGTGCGCAGGTGCTGCACCACCGCCCGGTCGATCGCGTCACCGCCGACCGGCACGGTCTCCGCCGAGACGATCGAGCCCAGCGAGAGCACGGCCACCTGGGTGGTGCCCGCCCCGCACACCACGATCATCGTGGCCTCCGGGTGCTCGACGGGCAGCCCGCAGCCCACCGCGGCGGCGATCAGGGTGTCCACCAGTTCGACCCGGCGCGCGCCGAGCCCGTACATCGTCTCGACCGCGGCCCTGCGGGCGATCGGCTCGCTGCCGTGCGGGGTGCACACCGCCGCCCGCACCACCGGCACCCGCAGTCTGCGGCGGCCGAGCTTGTCGCCCAGGATGTGCCGCAGCATCCGCTGGGCCATGGCGATGTCCACCACGGCGCCGCCCGCGATCGGCCGGGAGACCCTGATGTGCTCGGGGGTGCGGCCGGCCATCTGCTCGGCCTGCGCGCCGACCGCGATGAGCGCGCCGGTACGGATGTCGATCGCGGCCACGCTGGGCTCGTCCGCGACCAGGCCGCTGCCGCGCAGAAAGACCCGGGTGCGTGCGGCGCCCAGGTCCACGGCGACCGTGCAGCGCCGGAGCTGGTCGAGTGTGGGGTTCGAGGGGATGCCGATCACAGCGCGCCTCCTTGCGCCCGGCCGCGCTTGGAGTGGTAGGTGGCCAGCGACCAGATCACGAAGATGTCGATCGCGATCATGATCAGCGACCAGGCGGGCTGGTAGGGCAGGAACATGAAGT is a window of Streptomyces sp. NBC_01477 DNA encoding:
- a CDS encoding rod shape-determining protein — encoded protein: MIGIPSNPTLDQLRRCTVAVDLGAARTRVFLRGSGLVADEPSVAAIDIRTGALIAVGAQAEQMAGRTPEHIRVSRPIAGGAVVDIAMAQRMLRHILGDKLGRRRLRVPVVRAAVCTPHGSEPIARRAAVETMYGLGARRVELVDTLIAAAVGCGLPVEHPEATMIVVCGAGTTQVAVLSLGSIVSAETVPVGGDAIDRAVVQHLRTAHELMLPSQSVRPLHQMLGAPATGGTPTTEVHGRDVVSGMARSVLVDTEGVRHAMRTPLNAVLDAITGVLRRCPPDLVADLGDRGIMLAGGSALMPGLDLMLRQATGMPVLVAERPDVVAVQGLGAMIEGRVRPMLLDPLTV